Genomic segment of Erythrobacter sp. BLCC-B19:
GCCCGCATCGATCACCTTGCGCATCACCGGGATGGAATCGAACAGAAAGCGGCGGCTGCGCGCTTCGTCGCGGGTCTTGTAAGGCACCTTGCGGTCGGTCGGCACATTCACATCAAGCGCAGCGCGGGGCAGCAGGTCGAGCGCGGCGCGCGCAGCCTCGAAATCGCCCAACTCGCGCAGGGCATTGGCGCGGCGATAGTGCAGGAACAGCGTTTCGATCTGAGCGACATCAATCGGCACCACCAGCGCCGCATCGGCAAAGGCGCGCTGATAACGGGCCTTGGTCTCGGGCGCATCGTCCACTTCCCAGGTGGCGCTGAGCAGCAGGAAGAGTGCCTCTAACGGATTAGCGGCATCCATCCGCCGCGCCAGCCAGGCCGCGCGGAAATACTGGCTTTCCTGCCGGAGCGCCTGATACTCCGGCGACTGCACCAGCGCGGTCAGCGCCGCGATCTCTTCCGGCTTGAATTCGCGGTAGACCACCAGCGCGTTGGACGGACATTCGGGCATGGCGAGCGGGAATGTCCAGCTGCCATAGGGCTTGCCATCGGGCCGCTGGCCGAAGGTCGAATAGCTGCCGGTGGTGACGTAGGTGAAGGTCTCACCCCCGACCGGGCAGGTCTCCGTGATTTCGACCGGGAAGCCCGCGACAGCAGGCGCGGCTGAGGCCAGCGCCAGCGCCGCGATGGCCCCCGCCCGGATCACCCCTTCGCCCCGGCGATATAGCGGCTCACCGTGTTGGCCATCACCGAAAGCGGCGCATTGCCGCCCAGCACCAGCGCGGTGTTGAATTCGCGCATATCGTATTTGCGGCCCAGTTCCGCCTTGGCGCGCTCGCGCTGGCGCAGGATTTCGCTGTGGCCGATCTTGTAGCCGCAGGCCTGACCCGGCCACGAACAGTAACGATCGACCTCGGAGGCGACTTCCTCGACCTTCGATCCATTTTCCTCGACGAAGAACTGGCGGCCCTGTTCGCGCGTCCATTGCTTGGAGTGGAGGCCGGTGTCGACCACCAGACGGCAGGCGCGGAAGGCGAGCGACTGGAGGAAGCCCAGCCGCCCGACCTCGAACCCCTTGTAAGCGCCCAACTCGTCCGCCAGCTGCTCGGCATAGAGCGCCCAGCCTTCGGAGAAGGCGTTGAAGGCGAGGATCGAGCGGATCAGCGGCAGGCGGTTGCTGAACTCGCCCTCCCACACGTGGCCGGGGATGCTTTCGTGGAAGGTGAGATCGGCAAGGTCATACTTGCGGTGCAGATCGGTGGTGCGCAGGTTGATCCAGAAGCGGCCCGGAATGCTGCCATCCTTGCTGCCCGCCCCGCCGTATGCGCCGGGCGCGCCGGGCTCTTCGGAGAGCGGCAGGCGGACCACTTCCATGCGCGGGTTGACCACTTGCGTGAAGGCGCGCGGCATCTGCGCCTTGATCCACGCGAGGCGTTCTTCGATGAAGGCGAAGATCTCCTTGCGGCCCGGATCGCCGTCCGCAAACTTGTAGCGCGGATCATCGGCAAGGCCGCGCATCCGCTCGCCCACCGATCCCTTGGTATAGCCGATCTTCCTGAGGATCGGGTCCATCTTGCCGTGCAGTTCCTTGAGTTCGGCAAGACCCTGACGGTGGACTTCATCGGGGTTGAGGCTGGTGGTGGTCGACGCGCGCAAGGCCCAGGCGTAATATTCCTCGCCCATCGGCTGCGCCCAGATCCCGGCGCTGTCCTTGGCGGCGGCACGCTGGGTGCGCAGCTCGGCGAGCTGGCGTTGGAGCGCGGGGACAATCCCGCGCTGCGCGATGCGCGCGGCCTGCGGGGCGGCGGACTTGGCTTCGGCCAGCGCCGATCCTTCGAGCGGCCCGGCATAGCTTGCCGTGGCCTCGGCGATGCTCGCTTCCATCTGGGCGATGGCCTTGTCGAGCAGGAAGGCCGGCGGCACCACGCCCATGTCGCGTGCCGCACGAATGCGTTCACGCTCGCCATCGAGGATCGCGGGGACTTCGATCAACCGGTCGAGATAGGAGCCGACATCATCCGCCGTGGCGAGTGGCTGAGTGGAGGAGAAGAAGCGCGGCATATCAATATAGCCGCCGACGTTCTGGATCACGACATAGGGTGCATTGCGCCAGCTGCCGACCGCGACATCGCCATAGGGCAGGGCCATGCCCTCGGTCGCGCGGGTGAAGGCGGTTTCGACCACTTCGAACCCGATCTGCTGGTCGCTGGTGAGGCCGTCTTTCGGGTAGGCCTTGATCTCGGCGACCATCTCCTTGAGCGCCGTCGCATAGGAGGCGCGGCCCGCCTCGCCCGGCATCCCGAAAGTGCTGCGCCAGCTGGCGAAGTCCCCGGTATCGACCCCGAGACCGGTCGCACGGCCCGGTTCATGCGCGAGCATCCGGTAGGCAATCGCATCGAGCGCGGCATCGGCCCCTTTGCCTGCAATCGGGCCACCGGGCGGCGGCATGGGCGTGGTTGCCCGCACGGCAGCGGGCATCATGGCAAGGGCGGAAACGCCCGCCAGACCGGCGATGGACTGGCGGCGGGTGATGGTCATGGTGCTCTCTCTCATGGCGGCAAGGTTTGGCGGCGCGGTGCCCCCAAGTCAATTGCGCGGGCGGCGGTCATGCGGCTAAGGCGCGGGCCATGACCGATATCGTGCTCTCCATCGTGATGCTCGCCGCCTTCGCGCTGCTGGTGGGTGCCTTTGCGCTGTGGCGGCGCACCGGCGAGGCGAAGAACCCGCTGCTGATGGTGCTGCTGGCGGCGATTGCGGTCGGCAATGTGCTGATCTGGACGCTGCCCTCGACCGGAGGGCAGGCGCCCATCGAACAGATCAAGTCCGCCGGAGGACGCTAAGGGGGGAGCTTCCCCCGGCGGGAACGGCGCGCAGCCCAGGAGCGCGCGCGCCGCTCAAGGCTTACGGGATCTCCCAGGTGATCGAGCCCTTGTAACTGCCCGCCACCGGCCGCCCGGTGGTATCGCGCGCGGCATCGAACCGGGCGCGCTTGGTCACCAATTCGCAGGTTGCCGTATCGAGCGGGGCATGGCCGGTCGAGCGGGTGATGGTGCACCCGGTCACGCGCCCGGCCGCGTCGATGGCAAGGGTGAAGCGCGCCGTGCCCGCCATGTCCTCGCGGATCCAGCGCGGGCGGTAATCGTCATTGGTGACCCAGCGGCCCGGATCGCCCTTGGCCCGCGCACCGACCGCGTCGAAGGCCGGGATGCTGGGCGAGATAACGGGCAGACCGGTGTCAATCGGCCCGCTGCCAATCGCGTCGCCAAGGCCGGGCAGCGTATCGATGGGATTGTCGCCGCCAAGGTCGAGCGGGCGCAAGTCACTCACTGGCGGCGAGGTGGTGGGGTTCGCTGGCGTCGTGGTCGGCGTGGTCTTGTCGCGCTTGGCATCCGGGGTCGGCGGCGGGGGCGGGGGCAGCGGCACATCGGTGACATCGCGCGCCTCGGGCCGGGGCGGCTCTGGCACGGTCACCACCGTGACCGCCAGACCCACCACCAGCAGCGCGCCAAAGGCACCGGGAATGCCGAGCGCGCCGGCCATCGCGGCAGGGTTGAGACGGCGATTGGCAGAAGCGTAGTTCATGCAGGGGCTCCTCTCTCCATCAGTGTGGGAGCGGTCGCCGGAGCACCTGTCGCAAGCTTGGCCTCCGGCCCCGCTCACGCATGAGAATACTATGCTTTTTGTTAGGGACGAAGCGATTTCGCGTTGTTTTTCAGGACTGTATATTTTGCAACTGATTTGGTAGAGAAATGCGAGCGAAATGAAATACTTCACCCCGTCCCGGGCGTGCCGAGCTGGCGCAAGTCTAATGGAAAGCGCTGGACTCGGTCGCGCCAGCGACCGCGAGCGCACGCGCGCGAGCCGCAGGTGCCCCGGACCCCGGCCTTGAGCCGGGGGGAGGGAACAGCACCGAGGACGTGCCCGCGGAGGCGGGCACGCACACAATAGCTATTTAATCGGGCAATCCGGCGAGAGGCGGAAGTCGAGATAGTTGTCGACCGCCCGCATCAGCTCTTCGAGTTCGTTCTCGAAGAAGTGGTTGGCGCGCGGGATTTCCTCGTGGTGGATGGTGATGTGCTTCTGGGTGCGCAGCTTGTCGACCAGCTTCTGCACCGCATTGGGCTGCACCACCGTATCAGCCGCGCCTTGCACGAAGATGCCGCTCGCGGGACACGGGGCGAGGAAGCTGAAGTCGTACATATTGGCCGGCGGCGAAACCGAGATGAAGCCGCGCACTTCCGGGCGGCGCATCAGCAATTGCATCCCGATCAGCGCGCCAAAGCTGTAGCCCGCGATCCAGGTGCTCTGCGCTTCGGGGTGGATCGACTGCACCCAGTCCAAGGCGCTCGCCGCGTCGGAAAGCTCGCCGATCCCGCTGTCGAAGCTCCCTTGCGAACGGCCCACGCCGCGGAAGTTGAAGCGCAGCGTTGCAAACCCGCGATCCGCGAAGGTCTTGTAGAGCCGCTGCACGATCCGGTCGTTCATCGTCCCCCCGCCTTCAGGGTGCGGATGGAGGATCATCGCCACCGGCGCACGCGGGCGCGGGGGCGGGGAGAAACGGCCTTCGAGACGGCCTTCGGGGCCGGGAAAGATGACGGACGGCATCGGTGAACCCTGACTGAGTGATCGCAAGCGCCGGGTGGCGCGGGAAATTGTCGGGCCTATATAGGGGCGCCCGCGAAAACCGCAATTATTGTGAGGACAACCGCCATCCCCGAGCGGATCTATCTCGACCACGCCGCCACCTCGCCCCTGCGCCCCGAAGCGAGGGCGGCGATGGAGAAGGGTTTTGCGCTGTGGGCCAACCCCTCGTCGCCCCACGCCGAGGGCCGCCGCGCCCGCGCCGCGCTGGAGGATGCGCGCGAGCGGATCAAGCGGGCGCTGGGTTGGGATGGCGAGCTGATCTTCACCAGCGGGGCGAGCGAGGCCCTGTGGATTGCGCTCAACCGCTGCAAGGCGAGCCGCAGGATCGTCAGCGCGGTGGAGCATGACGCGGTGTTCCGGGCAGCGCCCGATGCGGCGGTCTTCTCCGGCGAGGAGGCGATTGGCGCTGATACCTTGCTCGCCATCCAGCACGTCAATTCCGAGACCGGCACCATCAATCCGGTCAGCGATATGGCCGGGCCTATCGGCGATGCAGGGGCCCTGCTGCTGTCCGATTGCGCGCAGAGCGCGGGCAAGCTGGCGCTGCCCGAGACGGACATGATCGTGGTGAGCGCGCACAAATTCGGCGGCCCGATCGGCATCGGTGCGCTGCTGCTGCGCGATTTCAACCTGCTGGAGCCGATCGGTGGGCACGAGCGAGGCTATCGGCAAGGGACCGAGAACCTGCCCGGCGCACTGGGTATGGCCGCAGCGCTTGAGGCTGGCGATTGGGGCACCACGCGGGTGCAGCGTGCGGCCTTTGCGCAAGCCGTTGCGGGTGAGCGGCTCGCGATCGGCGAGCAGGTCGATTACATTTTCGCCCTGACGCACCCCACCATGAGCGCGCAGGCCCTGCTGATCCGCCTCGACGGACAAGGTTTCGCGGTGTCTGCGGGGAGCGCGTGCTCGTCGGGCACCTTGAAGAAGAGCCGGGTGCTCGATGCCTTCGGCGTGCCGGATGATGTGGCCGCGCGCACGATCCGGGTCAGCATCGGCTGGTCGACCACGCCCGAGGATCTGGAGCGGTTCAGCGAGGCTTGGGCTTCGCTATGCTGATTTCGTCATTGCGAGGAGCCGAAGGCGACGCGGCAATCCATGGCCTGTCGTATCGTCAGGTCGCAAACTTGGTCCATGGATTGCTTCGCTTCGCTCGCAATGACGAGGTGGGGGAAAGCCCATGATCTACCTCGACTATCAGGCCACCACCCCGCTCGCGCCCGAAGCGCGAGACGCCATGCTCAGGTGGCTCGGCGGGCCGGAGAGCGAGACTTTCGGCAACCCGCATAGCCCCCACCGCATGGGCCGCATGGCCGCCGCTGCGGTGGAGACGGCGCGCGAGCGGGTCGCGGCGCTGCTGCCTGCGGGCGGCAAGGTCATCTTCACCTCCGGTGCGACCGAGGCGATCAACACCGTGATCCTCGGCTCCACCGGCGACGTCGTCACCTTTGCCACCGAACACGCTGCTGTGCTCGATTGCCGCGCGGCGGTCGAAGCGCAGGGGCGGCGGTTCACCGTGCTCCCTGTTGCACCGGATGGCAGAGCCGATCTCGCGGCTTTGGCGGCTCATGTCACGCCATCGACGGGTCTTGTCGCGATCATGGCGGTCAATAACGAGATCGGGGTGAGGAACCCGCTGGCCCCCGTTGTCGACATCGCCCGCCGGGTCGGGGCCAAGGTGCTGGTCGATGCGGTGCAGGCCTATGGCCGCGTGCCGGTTGAGGTCGCGGCGGATTACATCGCCATCTCGGCGCACAAGATGCATGGGCCCAAGGGCATCGGCGCCTTGTGGGTGGCTGAGGGGGCCGGGATTGCCCCCTTGCTGCATGGCGGCGGGCAAGAGGGCGGCCTGCGCTCCGGCACGCTTTCACCCGCGCTTGCCGCCGGTTTCGGCGCTGCTGCGCAAGTGGCGGCAGAGGGGCTGTCGGAGCAAATGTTTCACGTGGAACATTTGTGGACCATGGCGCGGGCGGCGTTCGCGCAATGGGACGTGAACGGCAGCGTGGTGGATCGCTGGCACGGCAATCTCAATATCCGCCGCGATGGGCTGGATGTCGCCCGTCTGATGAGCGATTGCCGCCAGGTCATGTTCTCGGCCGGGAGCGCCTGCGCCAGCGGATCGGGTCGCCCCAGCCATGTCCTGAGGGCGCTGGGGCTGAGTGACCAGCAAGCAAAGTCCTCTATCCGCCTCGGTTTCGGGCGCTATACCACGGCGGCGGACCTCGAATCCGCTGCCGCCATGATCAATGCCGCCGCGAGGGAGCAAGGCCTGTGAGCATTACCGTCACCTTCCTCGATCCGCGCGGCAAGCCGGTGGTCGCCGAGGCCGAGCCGGGGGACAATCTGCTGCGGCTGGGGCAAGCGGCGGGCTTGCCGCTCGAGGGCACCTGCGAGGGGCAGATGGCCTGCTCGACCTGCCATGTGATCGTCGCGGCTGAGTGGTTCGAGCGCCTCCCGCTCGCCAGCGAGGAAGAAGAGGACATGCTCGATTTCGCGGCGGGCGCGCGGCGCACCAGCCGCCTGTCGTGCCAGATCGAGCTGACCGCCGGGATGGACGGGCTGACCGTCTCGATCCCGGCAGAAAGCAACGATCTCAGGCGGATGTAGTCTCGCTGGCGGGCGGCATGGGCGCGCGCGGCTGGCTGAAGCGCCGCACAGCCCACCACGCCGCGCCAGCGGGAAGCGCGACCGATCCGGCGAGGATCAGGAAGGCCACAAGGTAGCCGAAGATCGCGCCGAGCGAGCCCAGCGCGCCGCTGACAGGCGCGAGGAAGTCCCTCGCCGGTGCGCTGCCGGTCTCGTAGTGGACGGTGACGCGCGAATAGGCGACGCGGCCCTCCATCTCCTTGAGCCAGCTTTTGGCGGCGTCGA
This window contains:
- a CDS encoding DUF885 domain-containing protein; the protein is MRESTMTITRRQSIAGLAGVSALAMMPAAVRATTPMPPPGGPIAGKGADAALDAIAYRMLAHEPGRATGLGVDTGDFASWRSTFGMPGEAGRASYATALKEMVAEIKAYPKDGLTSDQQIGFEVVETAFTRATEGMALPYGDVAVGSWRNAPYVVIQNVGGYIDMPRFFSSTQPLATADDVGSYLDRLIEVPAILDGERERIRAARDMGVVPPAFLLDKAIAQMEASIAEATASYAGPLEGSALAEAKSAAPQAARIAQRGIVPALQRQLAELRTQRAAAKDSAGIWAQPMGEEYYAWALRASTTTSLNPDEVHRQGLAELKELHGKMDPILRKIGYTKGSVGERMRGLADDPRYKFADGDPGRKEIFAFIEERLAWIKAQMPRAFTQVVNPRMEVVRLPLSEEPGAPGAYGGAGSKDGSIPGRFWINLRTTDLHRKYDLADLTFHESIPGHVWEGEFSNRLPLIRSILAFNAFSEGWALYAEQLADELGAYKGFEVGRLGFLQSLAFRACRLVVDTGLHSKQWTREQGRQFFVEENGSKVEEVASEVDRYCSWPGQACGYKIGHSEILRQRERAKAELGRKYDMREFNTALVLGGNAPLSVMANTVSRYIAGAKG
- a CDS encoding TonB family protein gives rise to the protein MNYASANRRLNPAAMAGALGIPGAFGALLVVGLAVTVVTVPEPPRPEARDVTDVPLPPPPPPTPDAKRDKTTPTTTPANPTTSPPVSDLRPLDLGGDNPIDTLPGLGDAIGSGPIDTGLPVISPSIPAFDAVGARAKGDPGRWVTNDDYRPRWIREDMAGTARFTLAIDAAGRVTGCTITRSTGHAPLDTATCELVTKRARFDAARDTTGRPVAGSYKGSITWEIP
- a CDS encoding alpha/beta hydrolase, yielding MPSVIFPGPEGRLEGRFSPPPRPRAPVAMILHPHPEGGGTMNDRIVQRLYKTFADRGFATLRFNFRGVGRSQGSFDSGIGELSDAASALDWVQSIHPEAQSTWIAGYSFGALIGMQLLMRRPEVRGFISVSPPANMYDFSFLAPCPASGIFVQGAADTVVQPNAVQKLVDKLRTQKHITIHHEEIPRANHFFENELEELMRAVDNYLDFRLSPDCPIK
- a CDS encoding cysteine desulfurase family protein, encoding MRTTAIPERIYLDHAATSPLRPEARAAMEKGFALWANPSSPHAEGRRARAALEDARERIKRALGWDGELIFTSGASEALWIALNRCKASRRIVSAVEHDAVFRAAPDAAVFSGEEAIGADTLLAIQHVNSETGTINPVSDMAGPIGDAGALLLSDCAQSAGKLALPETDMIVVSAHKFGGPIGIGALLLRDFNLLEPIGGHERGYRQGTENLPGALGMAAALEAGDWGTTRVQRAAFAQAVAGERLAIGEQVDYIFALTHPTMSAQALLIRLDGQGFAVSAGSACSSGTLKKSRVLDAFGVPDDVAARTIRVSIGWSTTPEDLERFSEAWASLC
- a CDS encoding cysteine desulfurase family protein, which gives rise to MIYLDYQATTPLAPEARDAMLRWLGGPESETFGNPHSPHRMGRMAAAAVETARERVAALLPAGGKVIFTSGATEAINTVILGSTGDVVTFATEHAAVLDCRAAVEAQGRRFTVLPVAPDGRADLAALAAHVTPSTGLVAIMAVNNEIGVRNPLAPVVDIARRVGAKVLVDAVQAYGRVPVEVAADYIAISAHKMHGPKGIGALWVAEGAGIAPLLHGGGQEGGLRSGTLSPALAAGFGAAAQVAAEGLSEQMFHVEHLWTMARAAFAQWDVNGSVVDRWHGNLNIRRDGLDVARLMSDCRQVMFSAGSACASGSGRPSHVLRALGLSDQQAKSSIRLGFGRYTTAADLESAAAMINAAAREQGL
- a CDS encoding 2Fe-2S iron-sulfur cluster-binding protein produces the protein MSITVTFLDPRGKPVVAEAEPGDNLLRLGQAAGLPLEGTCEGQMACSTCHVIVAAEWFERLPLASEEEEDMLDFAAGARRTSRLSCQIELTAGMDGLTVSIPAESNDLRRM